Proteins co-encoded in one Kribbella solani genomic window:
- a CDS encoding S8 family serine peptidase — protein sequence MAALAVVATGMAAAGQAQASAPTKPEATPSPAAKIKPELLAKLDGKDAKAATDYWVRFGTKADLSAASKITNWNERGTAVAAALKKAAADSQAKVRAELDAQHVKYRSFWGTNAIRIENGSLALAQNLAAYAEVQGLYAPTQVEVPKVTAGQAEKEVQAVEWGIANIKANQVWSQYGDKGEGIVVASIDTGVQYDHPALVKQYRGNNGDGTFNHNYNWFDAAGTSPTKPSDGNGHGTHTMGTMVGDDGAGNQIGVAPGVKWIAANGCCPSDEALISSGQWMLEPTDLAGQNPDASKRPNVINNSWGSTLPSNDPFMEDISLAWTASGIFGTFANGNSGDLGCNSSGSPGSLTSNYSSGAYDINNNPASFSGRGVGQNGTIKPNISAPGVNVRSSLPGNAYGSYNGTSMATPHLTAAIALLWAASPALKGDVAATRALLNQTAIDTPDSQCGGTADNNNVFGQGRLDALALVAAAPIGDTGTLAGKVTAATGGAALAGASVTVHQDGTPDKVLTTGSNGTYSSVLPAGSYSLTIASFGYKTQTTTADITTGQTTTKDFALVSSPQVSVGGTISDGSGHGWPLYAKVSVEGPGGVFDYTTPSNGRYSLKVPAGAAYSLKIESQYPGYQTVSQPITVGSGNLTKNVAVPVRTDSCATAPGYTWGSDGVYETFDGGAVPNGWTVVDNAGNGQVWKFDDPGNRGNQTGGTGKFATVDSDKYGSGGTQNTALVSPVVDLSSVTAPVIRFNQNYKRLSDKADVDLSIDGGATWTNVLQQTATVSGLKEIAIPQAAGKANVQVRFHYYEAKYAWWWQVDNVLIGSQITCQPTGGGIVVGNVKDGNTNGFVNGAVVTRDGSGESGTTVATPEDTGLNDGFYWLYSSADGDQGFTAKAGNYVSSTATVPVEADWATTADYTLQAGQLSVTPGAITGNLKLPTGKVTKSFTVKNTGGAPVDVKFGEKDGGFVLQNANGTKTTKAQVENSAGAPLQRIAVSTSFARMLSGKTDAAPVAAKPQAAPWTDIADYPSTVMDNRVVSLEGKTYSIAGGDGSASTANSYVYDPATLAWTAIAPLPGARNAITVGVTGGKIIASSGWGSSGPAADTWSYDPATNAWTAVAANPAPRAAAGQAVLDGKLYAVGGCTTANCTPMSNTVVRYDAGANTWQTLANYPQSVAFASCGAIDGKLYCAGGNDGTNSLKKAYVYDPGADSWTAIADAPADHWAASYAVAGGKLLVVGGVQAGAVTNAGFAYDPATEAWSALPNANLPRYRGGAACGFYKVGGSSGGFNATADSESLPGLGDCTESSADVSWLSLDKTEATLAPGASTTVKVTLTASVDQPGTFSGAVTIGENTPYTVAPVAVTMNVTPPTTWSKLMGTVTGVSSSGASAPLPGAIVQVDSWAQSYTFITDQSGNYAYWLDRRNNPLTLIAAKDGYKPQTRTTKLVAGTPVTEDFALKSIK from the coding sequence TTGGCGGCGCTGGCCGTCGTCGCGACCGGGATGGCCGCCGCCGGCCAGGCCCAGGCGTCAGCGCCGACGAAGCCGGAGGCCACGCCATCGCCCGCCGCCAAGATCAAGCCGGAGCTGCTGGCGAAGCTGGACGGGAAGGACGCCAAGGCCGCGACGGACTACTGGGTCCGGTTCGGTACGAAGGCCGACCTGTCCGCCGCGAGCAAGATCACCAACTGGAACGAGCGCGGTACCGCCGTGGCCGCCGCGCTGAAGAAGGCCGCGGCGGACAGCCAGGCGAAGGTCCGCGCCGAGCTGGACGCGCAGCACGTGAAGTACCGGTCGTTCTGGGGTACGAACGCGATCCGGATCGAGAACGGATCACTCGCCCTGGCGCAGAACCTGGCCGCGTACGCGGAGGTGCAGGGCCTGTACGCGCCGACCCAGGTGGAGGTACCGAAGGTCACCGCCGGCCAGGCCGAGAAAGAGGTGCAGGCGGTCGAGTGGGGTATCGCCAACATCAAGGCCAACCAGGTCTGGTCGCAGTACGGCGACAAGGGTGAGGGCATCGTCGTCGCGAGCATCGACACCGGGGTGCAGTACGACCACCCGGCGCTGGTGAAGCAGTACCGCGGCAACAACGGCGACGGCACCTTCAACCACAACTACAACTGGTTCGACGCGGCCGGCACCTCGCCGACCAAGCCGTCCGACGGCAACGGCCACGGCACCCACACGATGGGCACCATGGTCGGCGACGACGGCGCCGGCAACCAGATCGGCGTCGCGCCGGGCGTGAAGTGGATCGCCGCGAACGGCTGCTGCCCGAGTGACGAGGCGCTGATCTCCTCCGGCCAGTGGATGCTGGAGCCGACCGACCTCGCCGGGCAGAACCCGGACGCGAGCAAGCGGCCGAACGTGATCAACAACTCCTGGGGTTCGACGCTGCCGTCGAACGACCCGTTCATGGAGGACATCAGCCTGGCCTGGACGGCGTCCGGGATCTTCGGCACGTTCGCCAACGGCAACAGCGGCGACCTGGGCTGCAACAGCAGCGGCTCCCCGGGCAGCCTGACCAGCAACTACTCATCAGGCGCGTACGACATCAACAACAACCCGGCGTCCTTCTCCGGTCGTGGCGTGGGTCAGAACGGCACCATCAAGCCGAACATCTCGGCTCCGGGTGTCAATGTCCGTTCCAGCCTGCCCGGCAACGCGTACGGCTCGTACAACGGAACGTCGATGGCGACACCGCACCTGACGGCTGCGATCGCACTGCTGTGGGCCGCCTCGCCGGCACTGAAGGGCGATGTGGCCGCTACACGCGCGCTGCTGAACCAGACCGCGATCGACACACCGGACAGCCAGTGCGGTGGCACTGCTGACAACAACAACGTGTTCGGTCAGGGCCGCTTGGACGCGCTGGCTCTGGTAGCTGCCGCGCCGATCGGTGACACCGGCACGCTGGCCGGCAAGGTCACTGCAGCCACCGGTGGTGCCGCGCTGGCTGGCGCAAGCGTCACCGTGCACCAGGACGGTACGCCGGACAAGGTACTGACCACCGGCAGCAACGGAACTTACTCGTCTGTTCTGCCTGCTGGTAGCTACAGCCTCACCATCGCGTCCTTTGGCTACAAGACGCAGACCACCACTGCTGACATCACCACTGGTCAGACAACCACCAAGGACTTCGCTCTGGTCAGCTCACCGCAGGTGAGTGTGGGCGGCACCATCTCGGACGGCTCCGGTCACGGCTGGCCGCTGTACGCGAAGGTGAGCGTCGAGGGCCCGGGTGGAGTGTTCGACTACACCACGCCCAGCAACGGCCGCTACAGCCTGAAGGTCCCGGCCGGTGCGGCGTACTCACTCAAGATCGAGTCGCAGTACCCGGGCTACCAGACGGTAAGCCAGCCGATCACGGTCGGCAGCGGCAACCTGACGAAGAACGTCGCGGTTCCGGTGCGTACGGACAGCTGTGCGACTGCTCCTGGTTACACGTGGGGCTCCGACGGCGTGTACGAGACGTTCGACGGCGGCGCCGTACCGAATGGCTGGACCGTGGTCGACAACGCCGGCAACGGCCAGGTGTGGAAGTTCGACGACCCGGGCAACCGGGGCAACCAGACCGGCGGTACTGGCAAGTTCGCGACCGTCGACAGCGACAAGTACGGCAGTGGCGGTACGCAGAACACCGCACTGGTCAGCCCGGTTGTGGACCTGAGCTCGGTCACTGCTCCGGTGATCCGGTTCAACCAGAACTACAAGCGACTGAGCGACAAGGCCGACGTGGACCTGTCCATCGACGGTGGTGCCACCTGGACCAACGTGCTGCAGCAGACGGCCACTGTCAGCGGTCTGAAGGAGATCGCGATCCCGCAGGCGGCCGGTAAGGCCAACGTGCAGGTGCGGTTCCACTACTACGAGGCGAAGTACGCCTGGTGGTGGCAGGTCGACAACGTCCTGATCGGCAGCCAGATCACCTGTCAGCCGACCGGCGGCGGCATCGTCGTCGGCAACGTCAAGGACGGCAACACCAACGGGTTCGTGAACGGCGCGGTCGTCACCCGTGACGGCAGCGGCGAGTCCGGTACGACGGTGGCAACGCCGGAGGACACCGGTCTGAACGACGGCTTCTACTGGCTGTACTCCTCGGCCGACGGCGACCAGGGCTTCACCGCCAAGGCCGGCAACTACGTCAGCTCGACCGCGACCGTACCGGTCGAGGCCGACTGGGCCACTACCGCTGACTACACCCTGCAGGCCGGGCAGCTGTCCGTCACGCCGGGTGCGATCACCGGCAACCTGAAGCTGCCGACCGGCAAGGTGACCAAGTCGTTCACCGTCAAGAACACCGGCGGTGCACCGGTCGACGTGAAGTTCGGTGAGAAGGACGGCGGTTTCGTCCTGCAGAACGCGAACGGCACCAAGACCACCAAGGCACAGGTCGAGAACAGCGCCGGCGCCCCGCTGCAGCGGATCGCCGTCAGCACCTCGTTCGCCCGGATGCTGTCCGGTAAGACCGATGCCGCGCCGGTGGCCGCGAAGCCGCAGGCGGCGCCGTGGACCGACATCGCCGACTACCCGTCGACGGTGATGGACAACCGGGTCGTCAGCCTGGAGGGCAAGACGTACTCGATCGCCGGTGGTGACGGCAGCGCCTCCACCGCGAACAGCTACGTGTACGACCCGGCGACGCTCGCCTGGACCGCGATCGCCCCGCTGCCGGGTGCCCGCAACGCCATCACCGTGGGGGTCACCGGCGGCAAGATCATCGCCAGCTCCGGCTGGGGATCGTCCGGCCCGGCGGCGGACACCTGGTCGTACGACCCGGCCACCAACGCCTGGACAGCGGTAGCGGCCAACCCGGCGCCCCGGGCCGCGGCTGGTCAGGCAGTACTGGACGGCAAGCTGTACGCCGTCGGTGGCTGCACTACCGCCAACTGCACCCCGATGAGCAACACCGTGGTGCGCTACGACGCCGGTGCGAACACCTGGCAGACGCTGGCGAACTACCCGCAGTCGGTCGCGTTCGCGTCCTGCGGTGCGATCGACGGCAAGCTGTACTGCGCCGGCGGTAACGACGGCACGAACTCACTCAAGAAGGCGTACGTGTACGACCCGGGAGCTGACTCCTGGACCGCGATCGCGGACGCTCCGGCGGACCACTGGGCGGCGTCCTACGCCGTCGCCGGTGGCAAGCTGCTGGTCGTCGGCGGTGTCCAGGCCGGTGCGGTCACCAACGCCGGATTCGCGTACGACCCGGCCACCGAGGCCTGGTCCGCGCTGCCGAACGCCAACCTGCCGCGGTACCGCGGTGGCGCGGCTTGCGGCTTCTACAAGGTCGGTGGCTCGTCCGGTGGCTTCAACGCCACCGCGGACAGTGAGTCGCTGCCCGGTCTCGGCGACTGCACCGAGTCGTCGGCGGACGTGAGCTGGCTGTCGCTGGACAAGACCGAGGCCACGCTGGCCCCGGGCGCGTCGACGACGGTCAAGGTCACGCTCACCGCGAGTGTCGACCAGCCCGGTACCTTCAGCGGCGCCGTGACGATCGGCGAGAACACCCCGTACACGGTGGCTCCGGTCGCGGTGACGATGAACGTCACCCCGCCCACCACCTGGAGCAAGCTGATGGGCACGGTCACGGGCGTCAGCTCGTCCGGCGCGTCCGCTCCGCTGCCGGGTGCCATCGTCCAGGTGGACTCGTGGGCGCAGTCGTACACCTTCATCACCGACCAGTCCGGCAACTACGCGTACTGGCTGGACCGCCGGAACAACCCGCTCACCCTGA